The following is a genomic window from Bosea sp. RAC05.
CCGAACGATTGCTCGACATGATCCAGAGCCTGCGCCGCCGCCGCCGCCCGGTGACAGCCGAGACGCTGGCTGCCGAGCTCGACGTCTCCGTGCGCACGGTCTACCGCGACATCGCCGCGCTGGTGCGCCAGGGCGTGCCGGTGCGCGGCGAGGCCGGCATCGGCTATGTGCTGGATGCCGGCTTTGACCTGCCGCCGCTGATGCTCTCCCCGGACGAGATCGAGGCCGTGCTGGTCGGGATGCGCTGGCTCGGCGAGCGCGCCGACCCGGTCCTCGCCCGCGCGGCGGAGGACGTCGTCAGCAAGGTCGCCGCCGTTTTGCCACCGCATCTGCGGCCGATCCTGCTCGACGGGGCGCTCTTCGCGCCGCGCTATGGCCGTGATGCGCCGACCGACCAGGTCGACACCGCCGCCGTGCGGGCCGCCATCCGCCTCGGCCGCAAGCTCGAGGTCCGCTACCGCGACGAGAGCGGGCAGGACACGCAGCGCATGATCTGGCCGATCGGCATGACCTTCTACGACCGCGTCCGCATCGTCATCGCCTGGTGCGAGCTGCGCCAGGACTTCCGCCATTTCCGCACCGACCGCATCACCGATCTCGTGGCGCGCGAGGAACGCTATCCCGCCCGCCGGGCCGATCTCTTCCGGCGCTGGCAGAAGGAGGAGGAAGCGCGCTGCAAGGAGGAGGCGGATCGGCGCGAGCAGGCTCAGCGCCTGACGAGCACGCCGTCGACCAGCGCGACATTGCCGGAGGCGACTGCGGCGAGCGCCTGCGGATAGAGCCCATGCTCCTGCGCGAGGACGCGGGCCGCCAGGCTGTCCTCGTCGTCGCCCGGCAGCACCGGCACCCTGGCCTGCGCGATCACCGGACCGGCATCGAGTTCGGGCACGACGAAATGCACGCTGCAACCATGCTCGCTGGCGCCGGCCTCGAGCGCCTGGCGATGGGTGTGCGTGCCCTTGAACAGCGGCAGCAGCGAAGGGTGGATGTTGATCATCCGGCCCGCCCAGCGCTGCACGAACCAGGGCGTCATGATCCGCATGAAGCCGGCCAGGACGACGAGGTCGATCTGGTGGACGCGCAGCACCTCGTCCATCGCCCGCTCGAACGCCTCGCGATCCCGCGCGAAGGCGCGGTGGTCGACGGTGGCGGTGGCGATGCCGAAGCCGCTCGCCCGCTCCAGCCCCGGCGCGCCGGGCACGTTCGAGAGCACGAGCGCGATCTGCGCGGGATAGCCCGGCGCGCGCGCAGCCTCCACCAGCGAGACCATGTTGGAGCCACGCCCCGAGATCAGGATCCCGACGCGCGGGCGGATCGTCGCCTTGCTCACAGCGAAAGCTTGCCGCGGTAAGTGACCTGCTCCTCGTCCGCTGCAACCGTCACGACCTCGCCGAGCCGGACTGGAGCCTCGCCCTCCGCCGCCAGGGCCGCCATCACCTCATCGGCCTTGGCCGCCTCGGCCGCGACGATCATGCCGATGCCGCAGTTGAAGGTGCGCAGCATCTCGCGCTCGGCGACGCCGCCGACCTTCGCCAGCCAGCCGAAGACGGGCGGGACGGGAATGGCGGCGAGGTCGAGCGACACGCCGAGCCCGTCCGGCAGAACGCGCGGAATGTTGTCGGGAAAGCCGCCGCCGGTGATGTGGGCCAGCGCCTTGATGCCGCTGGTCGCCTT
Proteins encoded in this region:
- a CDS encoding helix-turn-helix transcriptional regulator gives rise to the protein MQRAERLLDMIQSLRRRRRPVTAETLAAELDVSVRTVYRDIAALVRQGVPVRGEAGIGYVLDAGFDLPPLMLSPDEIEAVLVGMRWLGERADPVLARAAEDVVSKVAAVLPPHLRPILLDGALFAPRYGRDAPTDQVDTAAVRAAIRLGRKLEVRYRDESGQDTQRMIWPIGMTFYDRVRIVIAWCELRQDFRHFRTDRITDLVAREERYPARRADLFRRWQKEEEARCKEEADRREQAQRLTSTPSTSATLPEATAASACG
- the purN gene encoding phosphoribosylglycinamide formyltransferase — encoded protein: MSKATIRPRVGILISGRGSNMVSLVEAARAPGYPAQIALVLSNVPGAPGLERASGFGIATATVDHRAFARDREAFERAMDEVLRVHQIDLVVLAGFMRIMTPWFVQRWAGRMINIHPSLLPLFKGTHTHRQALEAGASEHGCSVHFVVPELDAGPVIAQARVPVLPGDDEDSLAARVLAQEHGLYPQALAAVASGNVALVDGVLVRR